One window of Ignavibacteria bacterium genomic DNA carries:
- a CDS encoding YjbH domain-containing protein, with amino-acid sequence MSIILLIFLNYLFLMNALFSFELSVYFSRLITRMRNIEFYDFKKIFFSIIVVSLLFSKSQAQITAGSTGDIEPRTLIDKPTAGMMKHGSFGMSIDFFQTGGVLFNLNAGVMERLSFGISYGGTNIIGSNQVAWNKSPGVNLKFRLFDEENSFPAICFGFDSQGKETFIDSLNRYRVKSLGFYATGSKNIEIMGYLSLHAGINRTLETNDNDKDLNFFIGAEKTIGRDASFIVEYDFGNNDSKPPLDIEQKSRLHSGFRWNFGRGITLGINLKEIHREDKVFSIGNRTIFVEYINIF; translated from the coding sequence ATGAGTATTATTCTATTGATATTTTTAAATTATTTGTTTTTGATGAATGCTTTGTTTTCATTTGAGTTATCGGTATATTTTTCACGTCTTATAACACGTATGCGAAACATAGAGTTCTACGATTTTAAAAAAATATTTTTTTCCATCATCGTCGTGTCGCTTCTTTTTTCAAAAAGTCAAGCACAAATCACCGCAGGAAGTACAGGCGATATTGAACCACGCACATTAATAGATAAACCGACCGCTGGAATGATGAAGCACGGAAGTTTTGGTATGAGCATAGATTTTTTTCAAACGGGCGGTGTGCTTTTCAACTTGAATGCAGGAGTGATGGAACGACTAAGTTTTGGAATTTCGTACGGCGGTACGAATATCATCGGCTCAAATCAAGTTGCTTGGAATAAATCGCCGGGAGTGAATCTCAAATTCCGTTTGTTTGATGAAGAAAACTCTTTCCCTGCAATTTGTTTCGGTTTTGATTCCCAAGGAAAAGAAACTTTCATTGATTCGTTGAATCGCTATCGTGTCAAGTCGTTAGGATTTTATGCAACAGGAAGCAAAAATATCGAGATAATGGGATATCTCAGTTTACATGCAGGAATAAACCGTACGCTTGAAACAAATGATAATGACAAAGACTTGAATTTTTTTATTGGCGCGGAAAAAACAATAGGAAGAGACGCATCTTTTATTGTTGAGTACGATTTTGGAAACAATGATTCGAAACCTCCTTTGGATATTGAACAAAAAAGCAGATTGCATTCCGGCTTTCGATGGAATTTTGGTAGAGGAATTACTTTGGGAATTAATTTAAAAGAAATCCATAGAGAAGATAAGGTTTTTAGTATAGGCAATCGAACTATTTTTGTTGAGTATATAAACATTTTTTAA
- a CDS encoding transcription termination factor Rho — translation MPLDISALKAKKITELTKIAKEFAINGFSDMRKQDLIFKILESQAEKDGLNFSAGVLEIMPDGYGFLRSANYNYLPSPDDIYVSPSQIKKFLLRTGDTVSGQVRPPKEGERFFALLRVESVNTIGPEEMKERTLFDNLTPLYPRERIKLESVPGEYSMRILDMLSPIGKGQRALITSPPKAGKTVLLQKIANSITRNHPEIILIVLLIDERPEEVTDMERSVQAEVVSSTFDEPQERHVQVADMVLEKAKRLVEAKRDVVILLDSITRLARAHNTVVPHSGKVLSGGVDANALHKPKRFFGSARAIEEGGSLTILATALIETGSRMDEVIFEEFKGTGNSEIVLDRKLSDRRIFPAIDVQRSGTRKEELLMESDELNRVWVLRKFLSEQTTVEAMEFMIEKLRGTKTNKDFLRAMNS, via the coding sequence ATGCCTCTCGATATTTCAGCATTAAAAGCGAAAAAGATTACTGAGTTGACGAAAATTGCAAAAGAATTTGCAATCAACGGATTCAGTGATATGCGTAAACAAGATTTAATTTTCAAAATTCTCGAATCGCAAGCGGAAAAAGACGGACTCAATTTCAGCGCAGGCGTACTCGAAATAATGCCCGATGGTTATGGTTTTTTGCGTTCTGCAAATTACAATTATCTTCCTTCGCCGGACGATATTTATGTTTCGCCTTCACAAATAAAAAAATTTTTACTGCGCACGGGTGATACCGTGAGCGGACAAGTACGACCTCCGAAAGAAGGCGAACGTTTTTTTGCTTTACTTCGTGTTGAGTCGGTGAATACCATCGGTCCCGAAGAAATGAAAGAGCGCACACTTTTTGATAACTTAACACCGTTGTATCCGCGCGAGCGTATTAAATTGGAATCTGTTCCCGGCGAATATTCTATGCGAATTTTAGATATGCTCTCACCAATCGGCAAGGGACAACGCGCGCTTATCACTTCTCCTCCGAAAGCAGGCAAAACAGTTCTCCTTCAAAAAATCGCAAACTCCATCACACGAAACCATCCTGAAATTATTCTCATAGTTTTACTTATCGACGAGCGTCCTGAAGAAGTTACCGATATGGAGCGTTCTGTTCAAGCAGAAGTAGTTTCTTCAACATTTGATGAGCCGCAAGAACGACATGTGCAAGTTGCAGATATGGTGTTAGAAAAAGCTAAACGACTTGTTGAAGCAAAACGGGATGTTGTGATACTTCTCGATTCCATAACACGACTTGCGCGCGCACATAATACCGTTGTTCCTCATTCGGGAAAAGTTCTTTCGGGAGGAGTGGATGCGAATGCATTGCATAAACCGAAGCGATTTTTTGGTTCTGCACGCGCTATTGAAGAAGGAGGAAGTCTTACCATTTTAGCTACAGCATTGATTGAAACCGGTAGCAGAATGGATGAAGTAATTTTTGAAGAGTTTAAAGGAACAGGAAATTCGGAAATTGTTCTCGATAGAAAATTAAGCGACAGAAGAATATTTCCTGCAATTGATGTTCAGCGTTCAGGCACACGCAAAGAAGAATTGCTGATGGAATCAGATGAACTAAATCGTGTGTGGGTATTACGAAAATTTTTAAGCGAACAAACAACAGTTGAAGCAATGGAATTCATGATAGAAAAACTTCGCGGAACGAAAACCAATAAAGATTTCCTCCGCGCAATGAATAGTTAA
- a CDS encoding tetratricopeptide repeat protein — translation MNSMFRKFSTRLHLFYKYSQLFVILFVFTGCGNFFTSRMQDINAYFNTYYNASHIYDKNVAKLEQSASKERNPNRFLRINVSQDIKDKFADVVEKCSKILQYYPESVFFDDAMFMIGNAYYLSGEYFRAERKYVELRQNYPNGDLFAEATLALAKTYYQMRKYPKSLEILGDSAALALMENNDFIAEGFCLKGQIFLEKRDYEKAIQNFLLATEFADNNLLQMQSALQLGQTYELMNNFEGALSAYKILVDDASDYLLEVRGKIRYTVMLSKLEKNIDAIEILEEMRDDRRNKEFFPEIDFHIGNVLKNNGDFDLAEEQFFFVDTTYARTDASAKSNFQLGVMNEYIYSDFNSALKYYSKAKGEFLTSEITDSAKKKFDVITSYVSLSQTISKFDSLVFLKEHPEEIGRQDSIRRIELAREDSIAKFRRDSLTAYIADSLLAIGIDVNDTSKNEFTSESKNDSIQLPTSFYDSSIVASDSMLKLIPGKKEKNFWDEAEESEEVNNVFSATDSLTISDSLSVQNSIIDSIPVASGPEWLKDTIKTPLYDLLDSLAFNQYEMGLLMLAKLQLEDSAHYYFQQSLYNAPESYQAPKVLFSIAEYYRTKDDSLKKIADTLYQQILDKFPHHPYANVVRRMFGLSVADSTVIDSLQMQYDEVEKIILSGNAQLALNKLLVLSECDSTSFVMPKIFYAIGWICENALNLPDSAFNMYKRILQKYPTSVFSKEIQRRVSGAEDIDLPFAGTKKYRTDPLQISITFDRVNTLSQNRGDESRNEPLEQIDSSLPDEEPDTDLEETDKDAEQDEPPF, via the coding sequence ATGAATTCAATGTTCCGCAAATTTTCAACGAGATTACATCTTTTCTATAAATATTCGCAACTGTTTGTGATACTGTTCGTATTTACAGGATGCGGTAATTTCTTTACTTCTCGAATGCAAGATATCAATGCGTATTTTAATACATATTACAATGCCTCTCATATTTACGATAAAAATGTTGCAAAACTTGAACAAAGCGCTTCGAAAGAGAGAAATCCCAATAGATTTTTACGAATTAATGTGTCGCAAGACATAAAAGATAAGTTTGCCGATGTAGTTGAGAAGTGTTCAAAAATATTACAATATTATCCCGAAAGCGTTTTTTTTGACGATGCGATGTTTATGATTGGTAACGCATATTATCTTTCCGGTGAATATTTTCGCGCCGAGAGAAAATATGTGGAGTTGCGTCAGAATTATCCGAACGGCGATTTATTTGCTGAAGCAACTCTTGCACTCGCAAAAACATATTACCAAATGAGGAAATATCCGAAGTCATTAGAAATATTAGGAGATAGCGCAGCATTGGCGTTGATGGAAAACAACGATTTTATAGCAGAAGGATTTTGTTTGAAAGGTCAAATTTTTTTAGAAAAACGAGACTATGAAAAAGCTATTCAGAATTTTTTATTAGCAACAGAATTTGCAGATAATAATCTCTTGCAAATGCAATCTGCGCTTCAACTTGGGCAAACATACGAACTTATGAATAACTTCGAAGGTGCGTTATCCGCGTATAAAATTCTTGTTGATGATGCCAGCGATTATTTATTGGAAGTGCGTGGAAAAATTCGTTATACAGTGATGTTAAGTAAATTAGAAAAAAACATTGATGCGATTGAAATCCTCGAAGAAATGCGTGATGATAGACGCAACAAAGAATTTTTTCCCGAAATTGATTTTCATATAGGAAACGTGTTAAAAAATAACGGTGATTTCGATTTGGCGGAAGAGCAATTTTTCTTCGTGGATACTACGTACGCACGAACTGATGCGTCCGCCAAATCAAATTTTCAGTTAGGCGTAATGAATGAATATATATATTCGGATTTTAATTCTGCACTGAAATATTATTCCAAAGCAAAAGGTGAATTCCTTACGTCAGAAATCACTGATTCTGCAAAAAAGAAATTTGATGTAATCACAAGTTATGTTTCTCTTTCACAGACTATTTCAAAATTCGACTCGTTGGTTTTTCTCAAAGAACATCCCGAAGAAATCGGAAGACAAGATAGTATTCGCCGCATTGAATTAGCACGAGAAGACAGCATTGCGAAATTTCGGAGAGATTCTCTAACCGCGTATATTGCTGATTCGCTGCTGGCAATTGGAATTGATGTAAACGATACTTCAAAAAATGAATTTACTTCGGAAAGTAAAAATGATAGCATACAACTTCCGACTTCATTCTATGATTCTTCGATTGTTGCGAGCGATTCAATGCTAAAGTTGATTCCAGGAAAAAAAGAAAAAAACTTTTGGGATGAAGCAGAAGAATCCGAAGAAGTAAATAACGTGTTTTCAGCAACTGATTCTCTGACAATTTCAGATTCGCTTTCCGTGCAAAATAGTATTATAGATTCAATACCAGTTGCTTCCGGTCCCGAATGGTTAAAAGATACGATAAAAACTCCGCTATACGATTTGCTCGATAGTCTCGCATTCAATCAATATGAAATGGGACTCTTAATGCTTGCCAAATTGCAATTGGAAGATTCTGCACATTATTATTTTCAACAATCGCTATACAACGCTCCCGAATCATATCAAGCGCCTAAAGTACTGTTTTCAATCGCTGAATATTATCGAACGAAAGACGATTCCTTAAAAAAAATCGCTGATACACTTTATCAACAAATACTTGACAAATTTCCTCATCATCCATACGCAAATGTAGTTCGAAGAATGTTCGGATTATCTGTTGCGGATTCGACAGTAATTGATTCATTGCAAATGCAATATGATGAAGTAGAAAAAATAATTCTCTCCGGCAACGCACAACTTGCACTGAATAAATTGCTCGTGTTATCCGAATGCGATTCAACTTCTTTCGTTATGCCGAAAATATTCTATGCAATCGGATGGATTTGTGAGAACGCATTGAACTTACCAGATTCTGCATTTAATATGTACAAACGAATACTACAAAAATATCCTACATCGGTATTTTCGAAAGAAATACAGCGGCGTGTCTCTGGTGCGGAAGACATAGACCTTCCGTTTGCTGGAACCAAAAAATACCGAACAGATCCATTGCAAATTTCTATAACGTTTGACCGTGTGAATACTTTATCGCAAAATCGCGGCGATGAAAGCAGAAATGAACCGCTTGAGCAGATTGACTCATCGCTTCCGGATGAAGAGCCGGATACAGATTTAGAAGAAACAGATAAAGATGCAGAGCAAGATGAACCTCCATTTTAA
- the pyk gene encoding pyruvate kinase, producing MNILRSYSKTKIICTLGPSSSSVETLEKMMNAGMDVARLNFSHGNHNDHLIRLQTVRTAARNVGESIAILQDLQGPKIRIGKLVAEKIELRAGDAITISINERLGTKEIVSTTYQRFAEDVKPGDKILIDDGKLELRAISTKPTEVLCETIVGGILKPNKGINLPGVNVSSPSLTEKDEEDALFGLHNGVDYMALSFVRRASDVQYFRKFMLKNGFNIPIIAKIEKPEAINEIGNIIDVADGIMVARGDLGVEMPMEQVPVLQKMIAYQTAAKEKLLIVATQMLETMTENPFPTRAETNDVANAVLDGADAVMLSGETSIGKFPVQTVAMMDKIVRKAEEILPVRDIRTSDEKYSDINDAIGKAACVLAKKVNASGIAVLTHDGEIARKISSFRPKARIIAITDNEQTLRQLNLVWGVHGFVLERTPEHAEEGFRIIRKSLVEDGFAYRGDFIVEVSGIPFFESRNTDTIKIEKLE from the coding sequence ATGAATATTCTTCGTTCGTATAGTAAAACAAAAATAATTTGCACCCTTGGTCCTTCTTCCAGTTCCGTAGAAACATTAGAAAAAATGATGAACGCAGGAATGGACGTTGCGCGTTTAAACTTTTCGCACGGAAATCATAACGACCATTTGATACGCTTGCAAACCGTTCGAACAGCTGCGCGAAATGTTGGCGAGTCAATTGCAATTCTTCAGGATTTGCAAGGTCCAAAAATCCGTATTGGAAAACTTGTTGCCGAAAAAATTGAATTACGTGCTGGAGATGCAATTACTATTTCCATCAACGAACGTCTCGGAACAAAAGAAATCGTGTCAACGACGTATCAACGTTTTGCCGAAGATGTGAAACCGGGAGACAAAATTTTGATAGACGATGGAAAGTTAGAACTTCGTGCAATCTCTACGAAACCAACGGAAGTGTTGTGCGAAACTATAGTCGGAGGAATTTTAAAACCCAACAAAGGAATAAATTTGCCAGGTGTCAACGTCAGTTCTCCATCATTAACGGAAAAAGATGAAGAAGATGCATTATTCGGATTGCATAATGGTGTAGATTATATGGCATTATCGTTTGTTCGGCGAGCATCCGATGTTCAGTATTTTAGAAAATTTATGCTGAAAAACGGTTTCAACATTCCGATTATAGCAAAGATAGAAAAACCGGAAGCGATTAACGAAATTGGAAATATCATTGACGTTGCTGATGGAATAATGGTTGCACGTGGAGATTTGGGAGTTGAAATGCCGATGGAACAAGTTCCTGTATTACAAAAAATGATTGCATATCAAACGGCGGCAAAAGAAAAATTACTTATCGTTGCAACACAAATGTTGGAGACGATGACAGAAAATCCTTTCCCAACACGTGCAGAGACAAATGACGTTGCTAATGCAGTACTTGATGGCGCAGATGCTGTAATGTTGAGCGGAGAAACTTCCATTGGAAAATTTCCCGTACAAACAGTAGCAATGATGGATAAAATAGTGCGCAAAGCAGAAGAGATTCTTCCCGTTCGAGACATAAGAACTTCGGACGAAAAATATTCTGACATTAACGATGCAATCGGAAAAGCGGCGTGTGTTCTTGCAAAAAAAGTAAATGCAAGTGGAATCGCTGTTCTAACGCACGATGGAGAAATTGCGCGAAAAATTTCTTCATTCCGACCGAAAGCACGTATCATTGCTATTACCGACAATGAACAAACGCTCAGACAATTAAATCTCGTTTGGGGTGTTCACGGATTTGTTCTCGAACGTACACCAGAACATGCAGAGGAAGGATTTCGCATCATAAGAAAATCTTTAGTTGAAGACGGCTTCGCATACCGCGGAGATTTTATCGTTGAAGTTTCCGGAATCCCTTTTTTTGAATCGAGAAATACCGATACCATTAAAATAGAAAAATTAGAATAG
- a CDS encoding penicillin acylase family protein yields the protein MHKTTTVTIGSIFALLFLVASGILFFSHILTKSLPKYHDKKTFGGISAAINIERDELGVPHSIASNEHDAYFAMGYIHAEERLWQMDIQRLIAQGKLSEFFGEQMLDFDILFRTLNLTEKSSLLVQQCSPHTLELLDAYSLGINSFISSYSSSLPLEFSILNYAHEKWSAKDCILTLLLFDLLNNNSLAHELLISRICQYNDNQKVLPLFPFQNENTVLKTDSTSFPSFFFTTFLAFNEKFQLQQNERITSFAILPPKRSKPLTATTYYTSTSILFRWFILQTTFENNSIVGVTIPGIPIIFSGKNNSIAWTCYPNYSASKNFLHSQNSYPQFFLRNENIKVKKRNDVVTIKIQETQWGTIINTVLRDDVRQTSSTRRPVILRKFADSIQFTLDFYFTLHTSTTLDEVQHNIEKHHFKNKILLVNEKSILVSPNDSSKSPYSILTEEHTSWEYIRLRSILDTINNFNLFTCRDIQNTIISLRANKIIPMILSSFENETQLSETIQLSLQHLRNWDNRSLSEEIAPTLFNAFFYKLLECTLEDEIGKEMLQALIQQEYLVSIMMDNILLHNNEEWFDNIHTEKKETRDEILRTSYRAAIFDLEKYYGTEMKLWQWKYVHSLSYYHPLGERSELFKTFFLTQPTTITRISQKRTEQIFLKYFYLEPQLTSAKLMIDFSSPQEIFVTIFAGESGHPLSANYKNFMPLLLNNDYHKINVQKKSNLGDNSVTLLPQ from the coding sequence TTGCACAAAACCACGACAGTAACAATTGGAAGCATTTTTGCATTACTCTTTTTGGTAGCAAGCGGAATTCTTTTCTTCTCTCATATCCTTACAAAATCTCTTCCAAAGTACCACGACAAAAAAACATTCGGTGGAATTTCTGCAGCTATCAATATTGAACGCGATGAATTAGGCGTTCCCCATAGTATTGCCTCGAACGAACACGACGCTTATTTTGCAATGGGATACATTCACGCAGAGGAACGATTGTGGCAAATGGATATTCAACGACTCATTGCACAAGGAAAACTTTCAGAATTTTTCGGCGAACAAATGCTCGATTTCGATATTTTGTTCAGAACTTTAAACTTAACAGAAAAGAGTTCTTTGCTCGTTCAGCAATGTTCTCCGCATACACTCGAGTTACTTGATGCTTATTCATTAGGAATCAATTCGTTTATCTCATCATATTCATCTTCGCTTCCTCTTGAATTTTCAATACTTAATTATGCTCATGAAAAGTGGAGTGCGAAGGATTGTATTCTTACCCTACTGTTATTTGATTTGCTCAACAATAATTCTTTGGCGCACGAATTACTTATTTCTCGCATCTGTCAATATAATGACAATCAAAAAGTTCTCCCTCTCTTTCCTTTTCAAAATGAAAATACAGTTTTAAAAACAGACTCGACATCATTTCCTTCTTTTTTCTTCACCACGTTTCTTGCTTTTAACGAAAAATTTCAACTGCAACAAAATGAACGAATCACTTCCTTTGCTATACTTCCTCCGAAGCGTTCCAAACCATTAACAGCAACAACATATTACACTTCTACTTCAATTCTCTTTCGCTGGTTTATTCTGCAGACGACATTTGAAAACAACAGTATCGTTGGTGTTACTATTCCCGGTATTCCAATTATTTTTTCCGGGAAAAATAATTCGATTGCGTGGACTTGTTATCCTAATTATTCAGCATCAAAAAATTTTTTACACTCTCAAAACTCGTATCCACAGTTTTTTTTACGCAACGAGAACATAAAAGTAAAAAAACGCAACGATGTTGTAACAATAAAAATTCAGGAAACACAATGGGGAACAATTATCAATACGGTGTTGCGAGACGACGTTAGACAAACATCATCTACTCGTCGTCCTGTTATTCTCAGAAAATTTGCAGATAGCATTCAGTTTACTCTTGATTTTTATTTTACACTGCATACATCAACAACTCTTGATGAAGTACAACACAACATCGAAAAACATCACTTCAAGAATAAAATATTATTGGTGAACGAAAAATCCATCTTGGTATCACCTAACGACAGTAGCAAATCTCCTTATTCGATATTAACGGAAGAACATACATCGTGGGAATATATTCGACTTCGGTCAATACTGGATACCATCAATAATTTCAATCTCTTTACCTGTCGTGATATTCAGAATACTATCATATCGCTTCGCGCGAATAAAATAATTCCGATGATTCTATCGTCATTTGAAAATGAAACTCAACTCTCCGAAACTATTCAATTGTCGTTGCAACACCTTCGCAACTGGGATAATCGTTCGCTGTCGGAAGAAATTGCACCAACTCTTTTCAACGCATTCTTTTATAAACTTCTCGAATGTACGCTTGAAGATGAAATTGGAAAAGAAATGCTTCAAGCGTTAATTCAGCAAGAATATCTTGTGTCAATAATGATGGATAACATTCTCCTTCATAATAACGAAGAATGGTTCGATAACATTCATACCGAAAAAAAAGAAACTCGCGATGAAATACTTCGTACAAGTTATCGAGCCGCTATATTCGATTTAGAGAAGTATTATGGAACAGAAATGAAACTATGGCAATGGAAATATGTTCATTCGCTTTCCTATTATCATCCTCTTGGTGAACGAAGTGAATTATTCAAAACATTTTTTTTAACTCAGCCGACAACGATTACACGTATTTCACAAAAAAGAACAGAACAGATTTTTTTGAAATACTTCTATCTCGAACCGCAACTTACTTCAGCAAAATTGATGATTGATTTTTCTTCTCCGCAGGAAATATTTGTAACGATTTTCGCAGGTGAATCGGGGCATCCATTAAGTGCAAACTATAAAAATTTTATGCCGCTTTTGCTCAATAATGACTATCACAAAATTAACGTTCAAAAAAAATCAAACCTCGGTGATAATTCTGTAACACTATTACCTCAATGA
- a CDS encoding NAD-dependent deacylase: MIRLSHQLLLHLKQSECVVVFTGAGVSSESGVPTFRGEDGIWKKFKAEELANFDSFLKNPELVWEWYLHRKKIMSSIQPNAGHYAIAQLESYVKNVVVITQNIDNLHKRAGSTHVLELHGNIERNYCIQCKTFFSNEEIYSRIERARKFCTPRCNLCNALIRPDVVWFGENLSTQVWDLAITAVKKCTVFFSVGTSSIVYPAASLIELAKQFSAYLVEINIEQTPLTSIMDENFSLKSGEVFPELIHQLSQTQV, encoded by the coding sequence ATGATTCGACTATCACATCAATTATTACTGCACTTAAAGCAATCAGAATGTGTTGTCGTTTTTACCGGTGCCGGTGTATCGTCAGAAAGCGGCGTTCCCACATTTCGCGGAGAAGATGGCATTTGGAAAAAATTTAAAGCGGAAGAACTCGCAAACTTTGATTCGTTCTTAAAAAATCCTGAATTAGTTTGGGAATGGTATCTGCACAGAAAAAAGATAATGTCATCAATTCAACCAAATGCAGGACATTATGCAATCGCTCAGCTGGAATCGTATGTAAAAAATGTTGTTGTTATTACACAAAACATTGATAATTTACACAAGCGCGCCGGAAGTACGCACGTATTGGAATTACACGGAAATATTGAACGCAACTATTGCATTCAGTGTAAAACGTTTTTTTCAAACGAAGAAATATATTCACGTATTGAAAGAGCAAGAAAGTTTTGTACCCCGCGCTGCAATCTCTGTAACGCACTTATACGTCCCGATGTCGTTTGGTTTGGTGAAAATCTTTCAACGCAAGTATGGGATTTGGCAATTACAGCAGTGAAGAAATGCACTGTATTTTTTTCTGTCGGCACGTCTTCAATTGTATATCCAGCAGCGTCACTAATAGAACTGGCAAAACAATTTTCTGCATATCTCGTAGAAATAAATATTGAACAAACACCGTTAACATCCATAATGGACGAAAATTTTTCGTTGAAATCAGGTGAAGTATTTCCCGAACTTATCCATCAATTATCCCAAACACAAGTATGA
- a CDS encoding bifunctional folylpolyglutamate synthase/dihydrofolate synthase, with the protein MISTAVEFLYGLERSGIKFGLENISSLLQCCNNPQKKFYSVHIAGTNGKGSTAALLASVFTTAGYITGLYTSPHISEIYERIKINGVPISPERFSFYVEQFRNEIIRLRATFFESLTAIAFQYFAECNADIAIVETGLGGRLDATNIITPLISVITNISLEHTEYLGNTIEKIAFEKAGIIKDTVPVVSGIENNDANTVLKKVAKLKKSRIFFSNKEISLQTLRTSIEDNAYSATTHNFTREHFELGFGGFAQKQNCATALLTLEVLKKTCNNNFHITVNHIKNGFKNVKKYTNTFGRLELLQHKPLMVLDVAHNPGAFEKLVKTVRLLFPKRGVIVLGMMKDKDVKQSLHYLSSLHVPVIAVQPNVVRARSSEEITKECHRIGMYSVNGTMVSEGIRHAYSLVTEEDYILVCGSFFVADEAMKFLKSV; encoded by the coding sequence ATGATTTCAACTGCAGTTGAATTTCTCTACGGATTAGAACGCTCCGGAATTAAATTTGGACTTGAAAATATTTCCTCGCTGTTACAATGTTGCAATAATCCTCAAAAAAAATTTTATTCAGTTCACATAGCGGGAACAAATGGTAAAGGCTCAACGGCGGCTCTTCTTGCTTCAGTATTCACTACTGCTGGATACATAACAGGATTGTACACTTCACCGCACATATCAGAAATTTACGAGCGAATAAAAATAAACGGGGTTCCAATTTCTCCAGAACGATTTTCATTTTATGTTGAACAATTTCGGAATGAGATTATACGATTACGAGCAACGTTTTTTGAATCTCTCACTGCGATTGCATTTCAATATTTTGCTGAATGTAACGCTGATATTGCAATAGTCGAAACAGGTCTTGGAGGAAGATTAGATGCTACGAATATCATCACTCCGTTAATTTCTGTTATAACCAACATAAGTTTGGAACATACAGAATATCTTGGAAATACAATTGAAAAAATTGCGTTTGAAAAAGCAGGAATAATAAAAGATACAGTTCCTGTCGTTTCAGGAATAGAAAATAACGACGCGAATACTGTTTTGAAAAAAGTTGCAAAGTTGAAAAAATCACGCATATTTTTTTCGAACAAAGAAATTTCCCTGCAAACTCTTCGAACGTCGATTGAGGATAATGCGTATTCAGCAACTACTCATAACTTTACAAGAGAACATTTTGAACTAGGATTCGGTGGTTTTGCACAAAAACAAAATTGTGCAACAGCATTACTGACTCTGGAAGTGTTGAAGAAAACATGCAACAATAATTTTCATATTACCGTCAACCACATAAAAAATGGATTCAAAAATGTCAAAAAATATACGAACACGTTTGGCAGATTGGAGTTATTGCAACATAAACCACTCATGGTGCTTGATGTAGCGCATAATCCCGGTGCATTTGAAAAACTTGTAAAGACGGTAAGATTACTCTTTCCCAAAAGAGGCGTAATTGTATTGGGAATGATGAAAGATAAAGATGTGAAACAGAGTTTACATTATCTTTCTTCACTTCATGTTCCGGTTATCGCAGTTCAACCGAACGTAGTACGCGCGCGCTCATCGGAAGAAATTACAAAGGAATGTCATCGAATCGGAATGTATAGTGTTAATGGAACAATGGTTTCGGAAGGAATACGACATGCATATTCCTTAGTAACGGAAGAAGATTATATACTTGTGTGTGGTTCATTTTTTGTAGCAGATGAAGCAATGAAATTTTTGAAAAGTGTTTGA
- a CDS encoding methylated-DNA--[protein]-cysteine S-methyltransferase, whose protein sequence is MEEHVRLVTKPHIMSRRRWKTEIIGEQAADVRVFCTSFETKIGSVYIASTEKGVCKISIPRESKKEFIKWIKQYFDYDAVVENKSRNKETIDQVSRYFNGKLVSFTCDIDLRGTPFQLRVWKEISKIPYGAISAYKQIAKKVGVHSGYQAVGRAVGSNPLPIVIPCHRIMGTDGSLTGYAGGIKTKEFLLRLEGALLI, encoded by the coding sequence ATGGAAGAACACGTTCGTTTGGTTACCAAACCACATATAATGTCGCGACGAAGATGGAAAACGGAAATCATAGGAGAGCAAGCGGCGGATGTCAGAGTATTTTGCACCTCATTTGAAACTAAAATTGGTTCTGTGTATATCGCATCCACCGAAAAGGGAGTTTGTAAAATCAGCATTCCGCGAGAAAGTAAAAAAGAATTTATTAAATGGATTAAACAGTATTTTGATTACGATGCTGTTGTTGAAAACAAATCGCGAAACAAAGAAACGATTGACCAAGTAAGCAGATATTTCAACGGAAAGTTAGTTTCATTTACATGCGATATAGATTTACGCGGAACACCGTTTCAACTTCGCGTATGGAAAGAAATATCTAAAATTCCGTACGGTGCAATTTCTGCATACAAACAAATTGCGAAAAAAGTTGGCGTTCATTCCGGTTATCAAGCAGTTGGTCGCGCAGTAGGTTCAAATCCGCTACCAATTGTTATTCCTTGTCACCGCATAATGGGAACAGATGGCTCACTCACAGGATATGCGGGTGGAATTAAAACGAAGGAATTTTTACTGCGCTTGGAAGGGGCATTACTTATTTAG